A region of Leishmania panamensis strain MHOM/PA/94/PSC-1 chromosome 33 sequence DNA encodes the following proteins:
- a CDS encoding hypothetical protein (TriTrypDB/GeneDB-style sysID: LpmP.33.3210) has translation MRWIEAGTSGSFSLSRHQTDEEALRDDLEFKLEQTGLGKSTESAVREACPERLKEVLVEPRMLPDGSVCEFSSQCEVYWVLRQLRNAGQPFAHNTRICALASRPLSEIVDEPVVVALGYALQKMTVEHYEPGHLMVYHQTPLHPLLCALLEGSVLTEDARHTIALASYAYNVTTGQRQEPAIAETYVGFDAVARHSIGEGDPLWYGERRERHYAQRKPCFIELGRLLVRLVELNRLFRGLEYRRQRMIASLKDHPDARVQDQRTILSSLVFESAVEADIWLTFVDSLQGLHGTDPYLRIRELGLEDAFEEFSITGLQYQENLRSNTAVTLCPSNAHMSLRDWAANVGRTLARSLDGEQILSLFTKALVSQFSKAPILANMVVDVFCAEGDLIVTYKRSERADQIFSLASMFTEHAQYFLELLEMEHNDLVKLYFVLDQKLVYDILNLEGLYQRREDTDWWRARDEAMSFVVIRLLEVLPTQVRAQLTANAEYVVSASSAQRLSTFCAQGSYAATRLQLSDFDGAARVWEPQWNVVEALPATKDAQDLSRVCAVYRGNSGVTAFTFIDEHGTVLGTTRWVDCAVSTVSGRERAVLQAIQLRKLFTQCRPTVVAIGASSTACLPLLRTLEKFVREQIHQSTFVDVPVVWASVEVPRYYSVTTYARLELPQAENIVVTSIALARYVQDPLQVLCSLFESEQTALQLCRTMRISPSHDRQLYQRLAWEMSLWVAAVGLWVSDVVFRPNAVAMLQFVPGLGPAKARALASSILCSDVPQSRRHVEQLLQQYGAAIVQNAAPVLRVRSPEQCDGELPWHPLDATLIPSPWYTIACMVAKATAPSSTLPAEALLVGLLEMAQEERRAALHRVEVPAVMAKVKASETVLADMGRREVEFMVDELIANGRSFMRRPYRRLTNVEFMSCITGITYLSSADVNALSKGAGAGSGSGSGGTFVVREGDYITGTVTNLQGGSTPGIRLATSRGVTAFIAAVDIRDEAMRVDLLEYIRRTEQLRDWARHENGDGRPPERVEAPVWLRRGALLQGTVRRCVWARCELHLQWCSPREELAVASDGNGEGETAMPSYGNMERGASCSVNSLNTTQVEQQVRVFATKMSRHPLFRDVSKKGAANMLRDKEIGESLLRPRTASVHRLVCEVKVGGNATNHWVISEERRANGQFYYKVEDRVVDRQWEFTDVDDFLCNFVEPMVKRIQSIRAHRRFEDSAEYVQAALDAQREVSGGFAYVFTETESKRHLYRVYSSGGNETYDFPLHITGEFIYIRLPFFHDGKPTNKWVPCKSAEKVSETVKNYARAMSKRPESG, from the coding sequence ATGCGCTGGATTGAAGCCGGCACCTCCGGTAGCTTTTCCCTGTCGCGGCATCAAACTGATGAGGAGGCCTTGCGCGACGACCTCGAGTTCAAGTTGGAGCAGACAGGGCTTGGCAAGTCAACGGAATCCGCTGTGCGGGAGGCATGTCCGGAGCGACTCAAAGAGGTGCTTGTGGAGCCTCGAATGCTTCCGGACGGTAGTGTGTGCGAATTCTCTTCCCAGTGCGAGGTTTACTGGGTGCTACGTCAGCTGCGCAATGCTGGTCAGCCCTTCGCACACAATACGCGCATCTGCGCCCTCGCCAGTCGTCCGCTCTCCGAGATTGTCGACGAGCCGGTGGTGGTCGCGCTGGGGTATGCACTGCAGAAGATGACGGTAGAGCACTATGAGCCTGGTCACCTCATGGTGTATCACCAGACACCCCTGCACCCACTCCTGTGCGCTTTGCTGGAAGGGTCGGTGCTGACCGAAGACGCCAGGCACACCATCGCACTGGCATCCTACGCGTACAATGTCACCACTGGCCAGCGCCAGGAGCCCGCTATCGCCGAAACCTACGTCGGATTCGATGCCGTAGCACGCCACTCGATTGGCGAAGGCGACCCGCTATGGTATGGCGAGCGACGCGAGCGCCATTACGCCCAGCGCAAACCGTGCTTCATCGAGCTTGGCCGCCTCCTTGTCCGTCTCGTGGAGCTGAATCGCTTGTTTCGCGGCCTGGAATACCGTCGGCAGCGTATGATTGCCTCACTTAAGGACCACCCGGACGCTCGTGTGCAGGATCAGCGGACGATCCTCAGCTCCCTCGTATTCGAGAGCGCAGTGGAGGCGGACATTTGGCTGACCTTCGTAGACAGCCTTCAGGGCCTGCACGGCACCGACCCCTACCTGCGCATTCGAGAGCTCGGTCTCGAGGATGCCTTTGAAGAATTCAGCATTACCGGCCTGCAGTATCAGGAGAATCTGCGGTCCAACACGGCTGTGACGCTGTGTCCGAGCAATGCGCACATGAGCCTGCGCGACTGGGCCGCAAATGTCGGCCGCACGCTGGCCCGGTCACTCGATGGTGAGCAGATTCTGTCCTTGTTCACTAAAGCACTGGTATCGCAGTTCTCCAAGGCGCCGATACTAGCGAATATGGTGGTGGATGTCTTCTGCGCCGAGGGAGACCTTATCGTCACCTACAAGCGCTCGGAGCGTGCGGACCAGATCTTCTCGCTGGCCAGCATGTTCACGGAGCACGCGCAGTACTTTCTTGAGCTTCTCGAGATGGAGCACAATGACCTTGTGAAGCTGTACTTTGTGCTAGATCAGAAACTCGTCTACGACATCCTCAACCTCGAAGGCCTCTACCAACGCCGCGAAGACACGGACTggtggcgcgcgcgcgacgaGGCTATGAGCTTCGTTGTAATTCGCCTGTTGGAGGTGCTTCCGACGCAGGTGCGTGCTCAGCTCACCGCAAACGCCGAGTACGTTGTGAGCGCGtcgtcggcgcagcgcctcagTACGTTCTGTGCACAGGGTTCGTACGCCGCGACTCGACTGCAGCTCAGCGActtcgacggcgccgcgcgaGTGTGGGAGCCTCAGTGGAACGTAGTGGAAGCCCTCCCCGCAACGAAAGACGCGCAGGACCTCAGCCGCGTCTGTGCAGTGTATCGGGGCAACAGCGGCGTAACGGCCTTTACCTTCATTGACGAACATGGAACAGTACTGGGCACGACACGTTGGGTGGACTGTGCTGTGTCGACAGTGAGCGGGCGTGAgcgggcggtgctgcaggcaaTACAATTGCGGAAGCTGTTCACGCAGTGCCGGCCTACGGTGGTGGCCatcggcgcctcctccaccgcgtgcctgccgctgttgcgcaCCCTCGAGAAGTTTGTGCGCGAGCAGATCCACCAGAGCACATTTGTTGACGTGCCGGTTGTGTGGGCAAGTGTGGAGGTGCCGCGGTACTACAGCGTGACCACATATGCGCGGTTAGAACTGCCACAAGCGGAGAACATTGTGGTGACGAGCATTGCTCTTGCCCGCTACGTGCAGGACCCGCTGCAGGTGTTGTGCTCCTTGTTCGAGAGTGAGcagacggcgctgcagctgtgccgcacGATGCGCATCTCCCCCTCGCACGACCGCCAGCTCTACCAGCGCCTGGCATGGGAAATGAGTCtgtgggtggcggcggtgggcctGTGGGTCAGCGATGTTGTGTTCCGTCCCAATGCAGTCGCGATGCTGCAGTTTGTACCCGGCCTCGGCCCCGCCAAAGCGCGGGCGTTGGCCAGCTCCATCCTTTGCTCGGACGTCCCGCAAAGCCGACGGCACGTGgagcagcttctgcagcaATACGGGGCCGCTATCGTGCAAAACgccgcaccggtgctgcgTGTTCGCTCCCCGGAGCAGTGCGACGGGGAGCTCCCGTGGCACCCTCTCGATGCAACCCTGATTCCGTCGCCGTGGTACACGATCGCTTGCATGGTGGCAAAGGCCACTGCCCCCTCATCGACGCTGCCCGCAGAGGCATTGCTGGTGGGGCTGCTTGAAatggcgcaggaggagcgccgGGCTGCACTGCACCGTGTCGAAGTGCCTGCTGTGATGGCCAAGGTCAAGGCGAGTGAGACAGTACTGGCGGACATGGGCCGTCGTGAAGTGGAGTTCATGGTGGACGAACTTATTGCCAATGGCCGCTCCTTTATGCGCCGCCCGTATCGCCGTCTCACCAACGTAGAGTTTATGAGTTGCATTACCGGCATCACGTACCTCTCCAGTGCTGACGTCAACGCACTGTCGAAGGGAGCAGGGGcgggaagcggcagcggcagtggtggcaccTTCGTGGTGCGCGAGGGTGACTACATTACGGGTACAGTCACCAACTTGCAGGGCGGCTCCACACCTGGTATCCGCCTGGCCACCTCGCGCGGCGTGACCGCCTTTATCGCAGCCGTGGATATCCGCGATGAGGCAATGCGCGTCGACCTTCTCGAGTACATTCGTAGGactgagcagctgcgggacTGGGCTCGCCATGAAAATGGTGACGGGCGTCCGCCGGAGCGAGTGGAGGCTCCTGTGTGGCTTCGACGCGGTGCTCTCCTGCAAGGCACGGTGCGCCGCTGTGTCTGGGCGCGCTGTGAGCTGCATCTGCAGTGGTGCTCCCCACGCGAggagctggcggtggcaagcGACGGCAATGGTGAAGGGGAGACGGCCATGCCGTCGTACGGCAACATGGAAcgcggcgccagctgcagcgtgaaCTCGCTGAACACGACGCAGGTGGAGCAGCAAGTGCGCGTGTTCGCGACTAAGATGTCGCGCCACCCGCTCTTCCGCGACGTCTCCAAAAAAGGTGCAGCCAACATGCTACGCGACAAGGAGATCGGCGAGTCGCTTCTGCGTCCGCGCACCGCGAGTGTGCACCGGCTCGTGTGTGAGGTGAAGGTCGGCGGCAACGCTACCAACCACTGGGTCATCTCCGAGGAGCGTCGCGCAAATGGGCAGTTCTACTACAAGGTTGAGGATCGCGTCGTGGATCGACAGTGGGAGTTCACAGACGTGGACGACTTCCTGTGCAACTTTGTGGAACCGATGGTGAAGCGCATCCAGTCGATTCGCGCGCATCGTCGATTTGAGGACAGCGCCGAATACGTGCAGGCCGCGCTCGACGCTCAACGAGAAGTGAGCGGGGGCTTCGCCTACGTCTTCACCGAGACGGAGAGCAAACGACACCTTTACCGAGTGTACTCGAGCGGTGGTAACGAGACGTACGACTTCCCGCTACACATCACAGGCGAGTTCATCTACATTCGCCTACCCTTTTTCCACGATGGGAAGCCGACCAACAAGTGGGTGCCTTGCAAGAGTGCGGAGAAGGTAAGTGAGACGGTGAAGAACTACGCCCGCGCGATGAGCAAGCGGCCAGAGAGTGGTTAG
- a CDS encoding hypothetical protein (TriTrypDB/GeneDB-style sysID: LpmP.33.3200): MYMAHLYVCQSGPPRAYTAKNAGPGTYLDQVVDPERNGALRRLRSKVPTMKGIIRDHASAHSTQAAVVAWSGTSAQRWQSLTERCGFIETAEEAASQSAAVGAASLTSELEPVLQLSPHISLLPDSASGNAKSAASVIGNVKWPRPHFVPTMWARTHQAYGAALGGVAETAAVHHPYSDEQTFTASVGTRDAGAAHSSLISALVEAVKLLQQPLRSRPSPVVAPEPGAATPASFAFAQKLLIEYEKLSRDDLLIDFYVTYPTRPAVSSAPPLPPHSELPVAAACWRSPMRTVPPLATSTRLASEEQAIRGSENAKGVVSTGISSTGEWRRFRVVLPGALWSFVLRRHRHLLTRALRQDVESVLLPDEAVEIASLHASEVEIEVILTVRQPSGLQSQISTTLSCSFFAQTWEVYNVVSFFLSREVLPTLPRSVLWPTPLYEVTTSAGTATAHAALGEAASTLQPTTTPSLPLPAVLLKHQAPATSLTKASLPDITASGATSEVRRLLLLRVPLLFLAEDSGELQRLINAAPSQLRLALRRDAMCAASNVNNVQVQSWAVQPSGLYVELLLCCEDANGAHMALNAERAMDRCPFAETWDVIRAYATDLVPVTATVPNAMKRCASTPQHTPASERAEGSMMTTAHTEAKVMTAAAPQWEFPVRSASPFIEKVRQSWPQPEGAVLSGSTYAGSERYSVSTTDTVYRFVAGSGASLSGNYSEEGVNAGNAAVSSVAAISRHTPPVASLQSRITETMEAKRTPSVASAIAPRRVNTSAEVSHLGETNSAQPLLSTTFSTPKTQETGAPRANFATQTVQLPPRVCPAAEGVSLVTDVRERVAQALPASTEHSSEQLTPCTTVTKTTLVCPAAQVGKVLLPPCLPQPLLPTPRHSAQHPEAVGQESLASRIYSREEESATFLRNDKTRQTVQNNEEGGSFSRPHEPTVPLLRTAVVKQARAAPSAEISVTSSRHMTEDRQRSDQKRCSSLEINASAELITRGIGGQESNETLPPNGDTGLAMELEVEKADSDSTKGTCLSLVAGKKWQTLLAERPLLHQGTLQEDVHTWCGVPTTAMENVITCANKLHDEGMIALGMPLQSSSLAQKTETSTTDSATSSVFSSIMKQDPFVLRLRHMLDFDEQQAQRTRMGALRSSVASSTRSAAEATMHFRAIPSENVLDTSVKAVIISQLEAFSPLAASSASSPAQRAPAVHVELPGALQDRQRADDGDGVTQAALDDVEALRMTTIAHGSSLQVDFSVSSAALLGSRRPPPFRRELERWPPFHSSELCDAAALRAPARVHLRRFFVTPGLTEEKLVGQLEVARSLFLVETYAVLNTSDDVVEELHLSAHLTVDATVRVPNSHLIAEWSSALMEYDYPQLNELLHDLVARETSQAPPQVEANVQPEAMRRKRLLSSTTLLRPPTAGAALVAPKGGDISSHAVYVTGDLWREVIEQHADVLREALISDAIAVFSAVAVSVLRVITVPHGNDAVFTFLLQNHGTSSLRVVEDALQKCPFTEAWALYRRFRGTLRHPSYHQVLNDVYTVQLDGKVWDQVLMEHGDLLAETFVREVLECLRGSYGAAVPLGVGVTGIAAKPDGLTIAYDVASTELCFSVDRERVAHTVLAYPFLQLWKVYDTFILTHDLFKHTKRTHWLASHHLSTTCDVAEVPNQRRRSHIEPVLQMPLDLLESHPVTASLDDEVEKATSPTARSTQEMVKGPREYELKRLPALASVSAPPVSVVLPETAVVPRTRASLVDFTEAMENEHARVETRAENESLPLLPPQTFLSQRSQRREQPQRRHHHSAHAEHKWHDRQSRVKEPPTNTCQGGARRDAATESSTETEYEEGDEAVEDVPSWKSSEFVEQTAPVSPVSQLAGHHPPELSQSLQQSSPPLCSSAVAGLGVPDRAVAVATKAAPITCVPLTRSPLMTAPQSTAPVKRRPSSGAQPLPPCFRAPQNAASPAALSPSSVPIGVAVVSSQAPVNYTPLSPVKHTQRATSTLKKEYPSRPGPRTFGDEAACLPAQRTSPTRSRERLSSRPGSSTAGDEPLDALQPYTEAEGKAHGKLRAAHAHLPLTTLPPLLNVFSAAPIKVLDVRMTHSPMVAVPVTAPTASSIPTPSPPQQTVHHSGTRTVPRVLLQGSQAKNASRDSYSAPGLSSNGPTLSHDSCSPLMLTPTSCSFLHGNTATMRSRVTSALPVPPLQGGTMRSRHLTPFVVVSTEPSRSLQKLWDDVDSVEEAVRTRFPRMKRELMATTTAMLLDL, from the coding sequence ATGTACATGGCGCACCTATACGTGTGTCAGTCTGGCCCACCACGGGCATACACCGCCAAGAATGCGGGCCCCGGTACGTACCTCGACCAGGTAGTCGATCCCGAACGGAATGGTGCACTACGGAGACTTCGGTCGAAGGTACCAACGATGAAAGGCATTATTCGCGACCACGCTTCTGCACACTCGACGCAggctgctgtcgtcgcctGGTCTGGCACTTCTGCGCAACGGTGGCAGTCGTTGACAGAGCGGTGCGGCTTCATCGAGACAGCGGAAGAGGCAGCATCCCAATCTGCTGCAgtcggcgccgcttctctaACCAGTGAGCTCGAGCCGGTTCTGCAGCTGTCACCGCATATATCCCTGTTGCCCGACAGTGCAAGTGGTAACGCCAAAAGTGCTGCCTCGGTGATTGGAAACGTCAAGTGGCCTCGTCCCCACTTTGTTCCCACGATGTGGGCACGCACCCACCAAGCGTATGGGGCGGCTTTGGGAGGGGTAGCAGAGACTGCGGCAGTGCATCACCCGTACAGTGACGAGCAGACATTTACAGCCTCCGTAGGTACGAGagacgctggcgcagcgcactctTCGCTGATTTCAGCGCTGGTAGAGGCGGTTAAActtctgcagcagccactTCGCAGTCGCCCTTCACCTGTAGTGGCGCCGGAGCCAGGTGCCGCTACACCGGCTTCCTTTGCCTTTGCGCAGAAGCTCCTAATAGAGTACGAGAAGCTCTCCCGGGACGATCTTCTGATCGATTTCTACGTCACTTACCCCACTCGACCAGCAGTCTCttctgcgccaccactgcctccgcATTCAGAGCTTcctgtcgccgccgcctgctggaGGTCACCCATGCGCACGGTACCACCGCTGGCCACCTCCACTCGATTGGCCAGCGAGGAGCAAGCGATACGCGGGTCAGAAAACGCTAAAGGAGTTGTGAGCACAGGAATTTCTTCGACTGGGGAGTGGCGCCGCTTTCGGGTGGTGCTTCCGGGCGCTCTCTGGTCTTTTGTTctccgccgtcaccgccacctaCTCACCCGCGCCCTGAGGCAAGATGTTGAATCTGTCTTGCTTCCTGATGAAGCGGTGGAGATCGCTAGTCTGCATGCTTCCGAGGTGGAGATCGAGGTTATCCTGACTGTAAGGCAACCTTCCGGTTTGCAGTCGCAGATCTCTACCACTCTGTCATGCAGCTTCTTCGCACAGACGTGGGAGGTGTACAACGTCGTGTCGTTTTTCCTTTcgcgcgaggtgctgccgaCACTACCTCGGTCGGTGCTGTGGCCAACGCCGTTGTATGAGGTCACCACTAGCGCCGGCACTGCTACAGCGCATGCCGCGCTGGGTGAGGCTGCGAGTACACTGCAGCCGACGACAACGCCATCACTGCCTCTgccggcagtgctgctcaaACACCAGGCGCCAGCGACCTCGCTTACAAAAGCGTCGCTGCCAGACATCACTGCCAGTGGCGCGACGTCGGAGGtgcgccggctgctgctgctgagggtGCCTTTGCTGTTTTTGGCTGAGGACTCCggtgagctgcagcgactcatCAATGCGGCACCATCACAGCTGCGGCTGGCGCTCCGCCGGGACGCTATGTGCGCTGCATCGAATGTAAACAACGTGCAAGTCCAGTCGTGGGCGGTTCAGCCATCCGGCCTCTACGTTGAGCTTCTCCTGTGCTGCGAAGACGCAAACGGTGCGCACATGGCGCTCAATGCTGAGAGGGCAATGGATCGCTGCCCGTTTGCTGAAACGTGGGACGTTATTCGAGCCTACGCGACTGACCTCGTACCCGTGACCGCCACGGTGCCGAATGCTATGAAGCGCTGCGCTTCAacgccgcagcacacgccaGCGTCGGAGCGGGCGGAGGGGAGTATGATGACGACGGCACACACCGAGGCAAAAGTCATGACCGCGGCCGCACCACAGTGGGAGTTTCCTGTGCGCTCCGCCTCACCGTTCATAGAAAAGGTGCGGCAATCGTGGCCGCAGCCTGAGGGTGCTGTGCTGAGCGGCTCTACGTACGCAGGTAGCGAACGGTACAGTGTAAGCACTACCGACACTGTCTACAGATTCGTTGCTGGAAGCGGTGCCAGCCTCAGCGGGAACTATTCTGAGGAGGGCGTGAACGCAGGTAACGCCGCAGTAAGTTCTGTGGCGGCGATATCACGCCACACACCGCCGGTGGCGTCACTGCAGAGCCGCATCACTGAGACGATGGAGGCCAAAAGGACTCCCTCAGTTGCGTCTGCGATTGCACCGAGACGGGTGAATACGTCAGCCGAGGTCTCGCACCTGGGGGAGACAAATTCGGCGCAGCCGTTGCTTTCCACAACTTTCTCCACACCAAAAACACAAGAGACCGGTGCACCTCGCGCGAACTTCGCGACACAgacggtgcagctgccgccgcgggtgtgcccagcagcagagggCGTCTCTTTGGTAACGGATGTGCGTGAGCGAGTGGCACAGGCCTTGCCCGCGTCGACCGAGCACTCTTCCGAGCAACTCACGCCGTGCACAACGGTGACCAAAACTACACTTGTGTGCCCCGCCGCTCAGGTGGGCAAGGTTCTGCTGCCTCCCTGTCTGCCTCAACCCTTGCTGCCCACACCACGGCACTCGGCGCAGCACCCGGAAGCCGTCGGGCAGGAGTCGCTCGCCTCTCGCATTTATTCtcgtgaagaggagagcgcgaCATTCCTTCGAAACGACAAAACCAGACAAACAGTGCAGAATaacgaagagggggggtcATTCAGTCGGCCACATGAACCGACTGTACCACTCctgcgcaccgctgtcgtGAAGCAGGCACGTGCGGCACCGTCGGCGGAGATATCGGTGACCTCGTCGCGACACATGACCGAAGATCGCCAACGGTCCGACCAGAAACGGTGTAGCAGCCTTGAGATAAATGCATCCGCTGAGCTGATAACTCGCGGCATCGGCGGTCAGGAGTCGAACGAAACTCTGCCCCCTAACGGGGACACTGGATTGGCAATGGAATtagaggtggagaaggctgATTCGGACAGCACGAAAGGAACATGTCTCTCCCTCGTGGCAGGGAAGAAAtggcagacgctgctggcggagcgCCCGCTTCTTCACCAGGGCACCTTGCAGGAAGACGTGCATACTTGGTGTGGCGTGCCCACGACAGCGATGGAAAACGTGATTACATGCGCCAACAAGCTCCACGACGAGGGGATGATTGCACTGGGTATGCCGCTGCAGTCGTCCAGCCTCGCTCAGAAGACTGAGACGAGCACCACcgactccgccacctcctctgtctTTTCATCCATCATGAAGCAGGATCCCTTCGTGTTGCGGCTGCGCCACATGTTGGATTTTGACGAACAGcaagcgcagcgcacgcgcatggGTGCGCTGCGCTCAAGTGTCGCGTCGTCCACGCGTAGCGCGGCCGAGGCCACGATGCACTTCCGCGCCATTCCTAGTGAAAACGTATTGGACACCTCCGTGAAGGCTGTGATCATCAGTCAACTGGAGGCGTTTTCCCCACTCGCTGCGTCATCAGCGTCTtcgccagcgcagcgcgcaccagcagtgcACGTTGAGCTGCCTGGAGCCCTGCAGGATCGACAGCGTGCagacgacggcgatggcgtgACGCAAGCAGCGCTGGACGACGTtgaggcgctgcggatgACAACCATCGCTCATGGCAGTTCACTACAGGTCGACTTCTCTGTCTCATCAGCCGCTTTGCTGGGTTCACGGAGACCGCCGCCGTTTAGGCGAGAGCTTGAGCGGTGGCCGCCGTTTCACAGCTCCGAGCtctgcgacgctgccgcactccGTGCACCCGCACGTGTGCATCTTCGTCGCTTCTTTGTCACCCCGGGGCTCACTGAGGAGAAGTTGGTAGGGCAGTTGGAGGTTGCGCGCTCACTATTTCTTGTAGAGACGTACGCCGTGCTTAACACATCAGACgatgtggtggaggagctgcatcTCTCCGCCCACCTCACGGTGGACGCGACGGTGCGGGTGCCGAACAGTCACCTTATAGCAGAGTGGTCATCGGCCCTGATGGAGTACGACTACCCACAGCTCAATGAACTACTTCACGACTTGGTGGCGAGAGAAACGTCGcaggcaccaccacaggTAGAGGCAAATGTACAGCCGGAGGCGATGCGCCGCAAAAGGCTCTTATCCAGCACCACGTTGCTGCGTCCGCCAACGGCtggtgcggcgctggtggcgcccAAAGGCGGAGACATCAGTTCACACGCTGTCTACGTAACGGGCGACTTGTGGCGGGAGGTAatcgagcagcacgcggatgtgctgcgcgaggcgctCATCTCAGATGCCATCGCAGTTTTCTCTGCTGTCGCAGTCTCGGTGCTCAGAGTAATCACGGTGCCACACGGCAACGACGCGGTGTTTACGTTTCTTCTCCAAAACCACGGCACGAGCTCGCTGCGCGTGGTGGAAGACGCGCTACAGAAATGCCCTTTTACTGAGGCCTGGGCGTTGTACCGCCGCTTTCGCGGAACGTTGCGCCACCCCAGCTATCATCAAGTTCTAAACGATGTGTATACGGTGCAGCTAGACGGAAAAGTGTGGGATCAGGTGTTGATGGAGCATGGAGACCTCCTTGCGGAGACCTTTGTGCGGGAAGTACTAGAGTGCTTACGTGGTAgctacggcgctgctgtgcctctcGGCGTTGGGGTGACAGGCATCGCGGCGAAGCCAGATGGGCTCACGATTGCGTACGATGTAGCTAGCACGGAACTCTGTTTCAGCGTTGATCGAGAGCGTGTGGCGCACACTGTCCTGGCATACCCCTTCCTCCAATTGTGGAAAGTGTACGATACCTTCATCCTGACCCATGATCTGTTCAAGCACACCAAGAGGACGCACTGGCTTGCCTCCCACCATCTTAGCACCACATGCGATGTCGCCGAAGTGCCGAACCAGCGCCGGCGCTCGCACATCGAACCTGTGCTGCAGATGCCACTTGACCTTCTCGAGTCCCATCCCGTTACCGCTTCGCTAGATGACGAGGTGGAGAAAGCAACCTCCCCGACTGCCAGGAGCACACAGGAGATGGTGAAAGGGCCGAGGGAGTACGAGCTGAAGCGCTTGCCAGCGCTAGCGAGTGTGTCGGCACCTCCAGTCTCGGTAGTGCTGCCCGAGACTGCAGTTGTGCCTCGTACGCGAGCCTCGCTAGTGGACTTCACAGAAGCGATGGAGAACGAGCACGCGAGGGTGGAGACGCGCGCCGAAAACGAGtccctgccactgctgcctccgcAGACATTCTTGTCACAGCGGAGCCAGCGGCGGgaacagccgcagcggcggcaccaccacagcgcccATGCAGAACACAAGTGGCATGATCGGCAGTCGCGGGTCAAAGAGCCACCAACGAATACTTGCCAGGGAGGAGCACGGAGGGACGCTGCGACCGAGTCATCGACTGAAACGGAGTACGAGGAGGGTGACGAAGCAGTGGAGGACGTACCATCGTGGAAGAGCAGCGAATTTGTCGAACAGACAGCCCCAGTGTCGCCTGTGTCTCAACTGGCCGGGCACCATCCACCTGAACTCAgtcagtcgctgcagcaaaGTTCTCCACCACtatgcagcagcgccgtcgcaggaCTAGGCGTCCCTGACCGCGCTGTGGCAGTCGCTACCAAGGCCGCTCCCATTACCTGCGTGCCACTGACACGATCACCACTAATGACGGCCCCCCAAAGCACTGCGCCAGTGAAGCGTCGCCCGTCCTCTGGGGCACAACCGCTCCCTCCTTGTTTCCGAGCTCCACAAAacgctgcttctccagctgccctctccccgtCGTCCGTCCCCATTGGGGTCGCCGTGGTCTCTTCCCAGGCGCCTGTGAATTACACTCCACTGTCGCCGGTTAAACACACGCAGCGTGCTACCTCAACACTCAAAAAGGAGTATCCGTCGCGTCCGGGACCAAGAACGTTTGGTGACGAGGCTGCATGCCTGCCAGCACAGCGTACCAGTCCTACGCGCTCCAGGGAGAGGCTTTCATCACGTCCCGGGTCAAGCACGGCAGGTGATGAGCCTCTGGATGCGCTACAGCCGTACACCGAGGCGGAAGGCAAGGCACACGGCAAGCTGCGGGCCGCACATGCCCATCTCCCGCTAACGACATTACCGCCTCTCCTAAACGTTTTCTCAGCGGCGCCCATTAAAGTTCTTGACGTGCGCATGACGCATTCGCCTATGGTGGCCGTGCCTGTCACAGCACCAACCGCTAGCAGCATACCCACACCCAGTCCCCCTCAGCAAACTGTACATCACTCCGGCACCAGGACCGTGCCTCGCGTGCTTCTACAGGGAAGCCAAGCCAAGAATGCATCGCGGGACTCGTACAGTGCACCGGGCCTGTCCTCCAACGGACCGACTTTATCCCATGACAGCTGCTCTCCGCTGATGCTTACACCCACGTCCTGCTCTTTCCTCCACGGCAATACGGCAACAATGCGATCCAGAGTCACCAGCGCGTTGCCTGTACCACCACTGCAAGGCGGTACGATGCGCTCTCGTCACTTGACACCATTTGTCGTCGTCTCTACGGAGCCGAGCAGGAGTCTACAGAAGTTGTGGGACGACGTGGACTCGGTCGAAGAGGCGGTTCGCACGCGTTTCCCTCGAATGAAGCGCGAGCTGATGGCGACTACCACGGCCATGCTGCTCGACTTATAA